The Larimichthys crocea isolate SSNF chromosome XII, L_crocea_2.0, whole genome shotgun sequence region TAACTCCACCCGTAAGCCCTCCTCACACAGTAACCTTGTAcatgttagtgttagtgtgtgtgtgtgtgtgtgtgtgtgtgtgtgttggtagcGAGTGCAAAGTGTAAAGAGCTTatagcatgtgtgtttgtctcagaaCTATTccattaaattcacattttctcaAACAGTTCTTCTGGTCCTCCGTGTTCGATTAGCTGGCTCAGTGTACTTGAAGTTCCATTGAGGAGCGACACATCAGCGACagaaacagtttgttgtttttctcccataGAAACACttataatgattttttttttttttccaaacatgacacagtgatttttcttttaacaggACACAGTTATCCCCACACTGCACTGGGCAAATCTGAAGCTGTGAGTGTGTActgcacgagtgtgtgtgtgtgtgtgtgtgtttctgtgcgtgCTTGTgcacaaattaataaataaatgtctgtgtatataaGCATTAATGTGTTTCTATACTTATGAGGACCTATATCCCGCACAACTCGTGCTTAAAATATGGAAATCTTTCTGTTTAGATAAGTTTGGTAAGTAAGAGCAATTAATTCATACGCGACGATTATCATCTTCACTTGTGGTTAATATCTTAATTTGcaaaattttaaattaatttcgCTTGTGATATCATTATTTCATCACAATATGAGTGTGTGCTCAAGGCCTCCTTCCACTGGCCTGATATGTGTAAcacttaaaactgttttaatttgaaagtgCCAACAGACGACTAGGATAGAGGATTTGAGTTGTTAAGTTGTTAAAGTGCATGATTTTGGATACTTTTCTAATTTGCAGTTATGTTTtatcatttgatttgtttgatcaGGAGAGATTGGCAGTTTACCCTCATGCgacatttttcattcatcattttggcTGTCTCTCTCCTGGCAAGTTTtggaattaaaattaaaatttttctAATAGATTAATAGAACACTGAAAAAATGTACTACCCTCTTAAGCAATTAAGGacaaaaatgttataaaaacTTCCTAATTGTTTCTGCATAATTCTCCTAAACATCTTCAGCCCTGCTCAAAACTACCAAACACTCAATCAGTTCgaggattttaaccctttaaatgcaagtttttacagcagtttttCGGAAGCGGACATTTTTGTCCTTAATAACTTAAGAGGGAAGTAAATTTAACTGACGCACGAGAGTTAATGAAGCTGCCTAATTGTTGAAAAATACACAGGGGTGCAATGTAACACAGTCCTGCAATAAAGTTTTGGCACTGTCAGAGGCTGTGGTTCAAATCTACAGTGTATTTGAGGCTGTCGTTGAGTTTTATGAGAGTGTCTCACATTGTAAATGGTTCATATTGTTTTACAGACGGATGTATTTGCGTTGAGCTCCTGTGACACGTAACAGAACATTTGCCTGTAGAGCATCGGGCCAGTAAGTCCTCAAAAGTGTAGCAACCTTACAgtgaatgcatgtatgtatgtgcatgtgtgtgtgtgtgtgtgtgtgtgtattgcacTTTCAGTGTCGAGTGTCCCGCTGACAAACTGCAAAGTGACCTCTGGCACCAGTGAGGTGAGGTTAATGTCCACGAGAGATCGTCCGAGCGCTCCactgtctctttcctctcctcccgtCTCAGAGGCTTCAGATGTGATCAAAACAACACAATCTCACAAACCACATCAAAGTAGAAAATGAAActagaataatataatattacaaagaCTACGACCCCTGCTTCCCCAACTCTGCTCCCTTCGATCAAACCCCCCGTTAATAGATTAATAACTATAATATGTGACAGAGTTTGTCATCCTCTGCACAGTGGCACCTTTAGAGtagaataatttttttttactaataatacaattatttgTTGTTGATATCAGAGTATCAAAGCTGTATGGCGGTAAGAAGAGATAGACAGAGGCCTGGTCTCAAAAAGCACCCTATGCTCTATTAGAGTAAACATCATTAAACACAGCACAGGCTCACGGGCCCTCACACCCTCGTAAGGTGTCTTAAATGTAGCAGTCCAGTATCCCTACGGAGTTCAGAGATTAGGGTGCCATTTGAGACTCGATTAGAGATACAGCGAATGTAAGCACTGGAAGCGGATGGATATGGCATGCATGGTTTGAAAGGTCAATGCTGACATGGCTCATGGATGCGGATCTGAACTCTGACCCCCTAACAGACCCTCAGGATCCGAGGGGCATCTGATGTGCTGAGCTACATAGCTACTACTGCTGAGTCAGTATACTGCAGGAAATCCTGTGCAAAAAAGAGTACTTAGAGCGGCGAACCTATGATCTAAAGCTAACCTGGAGGCCGTGATATACAGGAAAGATTTTGAGTAATATTTGGCACCAAGTATGATTAACGATATTTTGCTAATATATGTTTGATCCTTAAGCTAACTCAAATAAGTCttaattaaaaatgatcctACCTCTGCTTAAGGCAATAATCTTCATCTCTAATTACTTCACCGGTCTAACCTaaagacagcaaaacaaaaaccagcagctaacatgagtaGAAGAGCACAGTCTTTGCATCTTCCCTacctctgcttctcctctgcAAGAAGCGCGTTATGTCGCTTAAAGTTAACTGTTCGGCTGGTTTAAAAACGGTCGCTCCTGTGCAAAAAATGGACTTTGCCTTtccttcctccaccctccacccttaAAACGACGCTGCTGCAGCGCTGAGCATAAAAAGCCCTTGTGTGCTCCTGTcctttaaaaattaaaagccCTTGCTTTTGAGAAAAAgcattttttccctttcacAGCCCATGACAACTGCTGTTGTAGTTAGCTTGcaaaattaatatttacacGCGGACGACAGCGAGAGCGGGTCCGCGGTGATACACGTTTTGTCCCTTTAAGCTCCCTTTATGGCGTCAAAGACAGTGGATAAGACAGCAGCGTCATAAATTAAACAGTATGACTGAGgtttaaaacatcttttattaTCAGGGTAATAACTCTcagagtagtagtagtggtagtggtggtggggCTGGTATCAGCTTGGTGTTGTTTCATGTTTAGTTTATACAAAACAGTGCAATGGTGGCTTAGGGaggtaaaaaaaaggaaacagaaatgtgtatttttttgtgccCTCTTTGAGTTTCACGCTCACTTTTTACTCACAGAAGAACTTGGAGAGAAAATACCGTTAACATTTATACTTAGCTACACACAATCTCTCTCCAAAagtctccctttctctctgttttatggCTATTTTGCCTCCTTCTCACTCCATCACAGCCCCTCTCCTTGGATGTGTGTGCGATCAGGTGTTGTCCAGTGACCTGATGAATGCACTCTGTATTAAAGCGTCGTCTTCTTGGGTCTTTATATGTGTTGTAAGAGCTGTAGATTTACTAATAATTCTCGGCCTACACTTACATCAGAGACAGGAAGCGATAGATCAGCGACAGACtgtgcaaaaagacaaaaacggAAGCTTGATAAGGTGCATTTAGGAATGGGGAAGTCCACAACAGCACAGATAGAGTATTTAACATGTCTATTCATTTAGAGACATCTTTATCTCACAGCCACTGATGCCTCAGACCTCAGAAACATCTCCTAAATGTCACCAATTAACACTTTTTAGCTACGATGACACTGATCCAGCCTCATTTGCGCCTCTCGTCTCTCCTCTCGTCTGACACTCTGTCCTATTCATCCAGTCGCTGCGTGGAATCGAGCCCCTCTATCTTCTCTCTTCGCTTTCATAAACGAGCCCTCTCCCTCACTTTCTGTCATCTTGCTGAAACTAAGGGGCTCTCCACCGAGGCAGAAGAGTCAAAACTCAGCGCGATAAATCATGTGCAGCTCATATTAATGTGTGGCAAAGAACTTGAATGCTTAGCCAGCACTTGGCTTTTTAATACAAAATGGTGCCAACACCGGTGTAcggagagtgtgagagagtgcaTCAGCTTCGTGTCCGGATACAACCTCGACCAAACCTAAGCTCAAATCTGCccatacatttattatttttatgtttatctgtACATATAGGAGACGTGTATAAGcttgtgcgtgtttgtgcagATGTATACATGTAAGGGagataaagaggaggagaggctgtgAGTGATCCTCTTCCATCTATTTATCTATTAAGTTCATTCTCCGCAGATCCTCAAATGTAGAAGAGCGATGTGTCCTTTTAGTCTGAGGTGAGCATTTTCTccgtgtttatttctgctgcaaaTTTTGACAATTGTTCTGGCAAGAAAAGACAACTTTATGTTAAATTTATCTGAAAGGTATTCACCAAGAGGTAgtgggcaaaaaaaacaaactgtttgtttaatGTCTTTTTGGCTCTGCCTTAAAGCGTATTCACAGCTCAGCGGTCTCCTCTCCACAGTACCCTGAACCAACAACCTCCAGAAAAAAACCCTAACTAGTCTACGACGAGCGACACCAAACGGAAGACAGGACCTAAAAGAGGAAGGGAcagggtgagaggaggagggcatTGGCAGTGAGGTGGGTTATGGGTTTGGTGGGTGGGGGCTACATAATAAAATATGGAAGGTGAAAAGAGTGATGAgtgaaggcagacagacagacggacaaatATTTGATCATCTCTTTAAGTTTTAGGCGAAGGAAAATAAATTGACGAGATGACTCGTGTGGCTGGAAACAGGGGTAAAAGGAAGCACCAATGATCTAACGTTACCATCTAAAGTTAGTTTTTGTTGAGTCAcacctttttccccccctaacAGCTGATCTGTAGTCAGTGTACGTCATCACAAAACCACTATGCAGATTTAACAACTGACCTGGGATCAGAGAGATGGGGGTGAGTGTTACCAGGAATGAGCTCaattcagtttcagttcagtcGGTCACGAAGTAAGCTTGgatcaaatcaatcaatatgAAAGGAGCGTATATATACAACATGTATAGAAATAATAACGAGTGCCACACGTGTGCTGCCAAACTGCGTCGTCAATTCGTATTTTGGATCCGGctgaactgaaaatgaattaatCCCGATCCTGAGGTGTTAACTGGCGCACTTTTAAATAGCATCGTATTCAGAGAGACAGCTCGGAGCTCCGAGGCCGTTCTCTGCACTAATCCAACGCTGCTGCTATCCAAAGTGTCAGGAGGACAGAGGTCAAAAGGTCAAAGATCACGCAAAGTCTCTCACCTCTTTCCTCGTCTCCCTTAAGTTcacattatcatttttttttttaaaggagaagTTGCCCCAAACAGCAAACCACTTATACGATATGCTTTTAAGCTTGGGTCAACCCCCCGTTTCATCCCCAGAAAGTCAATTTATGAACATAAATTGAATGTGCCTTCATATGTAAGGAGTTACAGGTATAACTACAGTGATATGTGGTAAAGTGGAGTTGGGAACAACTTCTCCATCAAAACCGACCCTGctacacacactgaaactctCACAGGGCTCAGGATTCACAGTTCAAAGGCTAAAAGTTCACAGTTCACAGTCAAAGTTTATCAAACCCCTTGTCCCACCCCGTAACCCTGTGTGTCCCCTCCTTTCTCTTGCGCTCCCCCTGTATTTCTCGTCATCCTTCTCTTTGAATACTCTGATTGGGCGATATCTGCAGCCAACACCTCTCAGACGGGCGTGGTCCTGCGGTTGGGGTCCTTGCTGTAGTCTTTAGTGAGCGTGCTGCTCTGGAGGAACTCCCTCTCTGAGTTGAGCAGCCCGCCCAAGCCGCCGCCGGATTTGGAGCCGGCGTTGCCTGCCTCGCGTGGGTTCAGCGTGTACATGGGCATCTCGGAGGCGGCGGGCCCTGTGTAGCCGCCTTTCCCCAGCGGTGAGGCGTCGCGGCTGGGGGCCTCAGAAGAACGCACACTGGAGCGACGCCGAAAGCGGTAGCGGTAGGATGGGATGCGGCTGAAGGCGGACTTTTTGATGAGCTCGGTGCGGGACTTGGCCCGTAGCTTGCGGTGCTTCTCGATGAACATGTGCACGGCCAGCACGCCCACCATTTCTGCCATGATGAAGGAGAGGGCGCCAAAGTAGAAGGACCAACCATAGGAGTAGGACTTTTTGCTGTCGCTTTGGCCCGGGTCACCCGAGTTGGCTGAGATATAGACAATAATTCCTATGATGTTACTGAGCCCTGGAAGAGcggggaagaaagagaaagacaataAGAGATGGAAGAGGAGATGGTGTCTCatccagacaaaaacaatgtaaaaacaggaaaatgtccCAAACTGTAAGGGACCAAGTTTGGTTAGGAAATGAAAATAGAAGTTAATACACAAGAACCAATAAAAAGACTATGCATCTACAGCAGTGTGTCTCAAACCTTTTACACCGCGTACCACCTCAGAATATATTCGTTTCTCCAAGTACCACAACTATAACAGACGTTAAAACACAGTAGACATACCCTATTCAGATACAGACATTTtatgcaggagaaaaaaaaactttgacctgatgatggcgctagatGGAAACCtaagaattattattaattctattaactattaattaatttatattatcCAGAAGGGAGCATGGATGTCTGGACCAAATTTCATGCCATTTCATCCATTAGTTGTTGgggatatttcagtctggacaaaAGTGGTGGCCCAACCAACATTGCCATCCTTAGAACTATGCTGCTGGCACGGTTGTGAATCAAAAATTACATAAGACGTGATAAAGCGGTAgattaaagagagaaaatgtgattaaaaaagtGCTAGAGCAAAGATTTGAGAGCCACGGCTAGAAAAGAGGAATGACGAGGGCGACAGccagatgaaacaaaacaaataacgGGAGGCGGAcatcagagagagggagtgggaTCTTGATAGAAACGTTGGAGAGTCATTCCACACAGCTGGGCGCTCTTATTCCATATCATTAGTCCAGAATACAGTGCTCATGCAGTGTGGTGGAACGCACAGAATGGGGACAATTAGCCAGCTGTAATTAACCAGAATCAGCCCCACACTATTGTGGTAAATAATTACCAATTTGGCTCCATGAATTTACTACAAAACCCAATGGGACCCTACACATCCCACTAAACAGCAATTAcaaccctttgtgtgtgtgtgtgtgtgtgtgtcaggggcaagagtgtaagtgtgtgtgtgtgtgtgtttatgagagtGTCAGCATCCATGTGATAGattatgtgtgtgagtatgtatgtgtgtttacactctCACACCCTCGCAGTGCATCGCAGCGGCATCGCGGTATTCTTGCTGATTGATTAATCAGCTGCTGTGCCCAATTTCCACACTCTGACTGCTCACACAGGCACTTCTGTGTGCTTTAGATGCCTAACGGGCTTCTTCTACAAATATTTGAGTGCTGCACCTCCTCTGTTTAAAgtggctccacacacacacacacactcacacacacacacacacacacacacacacacacacacgtccctTGTTGCTATCTCAAATGCAGCGGACATCCTTGCATTTAATTACCTTGAGATCACACAGATTTGAACCCGCTAAGCTCCTCCTGTAAGACGAAGGTGTTTTAAGTCATTTGGCTGATGCTGCAGCTAAAATGGccgctgtgttgtgtttaacagcgttgtcatggagatgaacATCAGTACACTTACAGCGTGCTGCATCTCATGCactaaaagtgaaacatttctcaTTATATATCTATGTTTTTCATAACTCTGAGGAGAGACTCTGAGCTGTCTGAGCAGGACATGGCAACAAGAAATACCACAACTTCATAATGCATTAGGAGAAAATctgaatacaaaacatttaatcactaacattatcaaacaaaaatatcacCACGACTTAAGTAACCAAGAAGTTATGCTAAATTCAGGGTTAAAAAGTAATACTTGATTATAGAGCAATGATAACAGGATGTGCAACCTGGATAAAGTGGAAGTAGCTAAAACACCTGACACAAGGTTATGAGATGAATTCACCTGTTAGGGTGTACAATACTTTTCCTAAAACCAAACCTGATCCCTGCTCTACATTAGAGTCAAGATGTAAAAGACGTGTCCTTCGGTGAAGAACAACAACTTCTTGCTCTAAATGCAGGACCTAGTTCATGCAATCTAGTACACTGATGAGTGATCACTGTACCTCTTCTCTAAAAATAGAGAAGACACTGTTTTCCaacaagaagacacaaacacacagtccagACTGACCCGCAGAGACGAAGAAGATCCCTGCACTGAGGATGACATTGTGTCGGCTCCGGTAAAACTCACTGGCGGCCACGCAGAGCCCCCCCAGGAACAGCAGGCCCACGCTCATGATGGGGAAGATACTGGAGGCACGCACagcacctgtacacacacacacaagaaggaAGTAGAAACACATTTATAACTGAAAGGTACAAACATTTTGTGCTGTGTAAAGTTGTTACAGTATGAAACTGTTAGTGTCGGAGGTGCAGGTGCGGAGATGTATATTCTGGGTCAAAGTTATGAGAGTCCCGGTTGGATTGTTTGTTTCAGAAAACACTTTGACAGCTGGTTTATGTTTATTTggaaactgattttaaaaatagctTTTTAAATTGTCACGATGGGTTTGAATAAAACCCCCAGAATTATTCTGAGGTTGGAAAACAGCTTTCAGATTTGACAAAAAAATGGGTAAATGGGATGGTCAAGATAACATCCTATGAGACTGTGCTCAGTATGAAAGATGTGATTTGAATACAAATAGACAAATTCAGTCAGAGGTAAGAAGCTcatgtaaatgtgtaattttatgtaaagttaattagtgagcttcagGAGCAGGGCCACACCTCTAACAAAGTGAAACTACTTGTAACTTCCAtgtttgtgaagtgaagccaatgcagatgtgccaaaaaaactgcagttcctcaaatgtccacttgaggctggctacagaaagagtcaatctccataagccctcatgttaaaatgtccaacttcacagtagaactaagcagaataaaacatgttcacagtCTGCTACAGCTCACACTTAAGCtgcccattctttatactgtcattggttgtACCTGAACTATTCTTCTGGAGCTGTTTGTCTCAGTTCTTTCCCCTTCATCCAATCACTTCCCTactctatctctccctctgctcatCCCTACCCACATCCCTTGTTTTGATATAATATTTTCAGCTGTGACCTGTGATGACTTGCTGccaccctttttaaaaaaatttaaaaccaAGATGTTCCCTGTGATAAATGGATTCATTTCGAGACATTAAAACTGGAattaaagtgcaaaaacaatttaattcacCAAATGAAGATaaactggaataaaaacagtcaaaatgtctgcacgGTTCCACATCAGTTAGTACTTTAAAGtcactgtttcattttaaatccaccgtgctggaggacagagctaaaacaatgaaaaacgtttcccacacacacatacacacacacacacacacacacacacacacacacatgagacagacacacattggCCAGTGTGCTGCTACATGCTTGACTGCGTCTGAATCCAGAACATGTTAAAGCATTCAGAGGCCTCGcttgagagagagggagatggatgTAAGAGGGAAAAGATGGACTAAAACCAAGACAGATGGAGAGTCGCGCTGACACATATGCAAGACGAAAATAATGAATAGCGgagatgatgaaaatgaaagcGAGGCTTCAGTGGGAGTGAAATATTTGTCAGAACCCCATATGTGTGCATTATGTGACACCATATTGAAGGATATTTGTAAACAGCTTGTCATGCAGAACCGAGCTGCGTGGAATTTTTTCCATAACAGCTGATGCATACTCGTACATCACAGGTGTATCGTTACAGAATAACCAAAACACCCTGTGAGTCAAATATCTGCCTGAATGTGAATCTCTTTTCATTTCCgacatgactgacagctgcaggGACCAGTGGCGTCGGGCGGTTGAGCCATAAGCCCCGCCCAACTGGCCCACACCCCTGGGCTGTATGAAATGCCGGTCACTAGGTCCCCGCTCCCCATTGGCTGGCTGGCTCTGAGGCCTGTGATCTAATTGGCTGCCTCTGGGGATGTTGCTCTGTGTTCAGTGAAGCGATGAGAAAGAAGCACAGGCTGaatccattttttctttttttgttgttgttgttgctattttTTCACTCTGTCCATCTTTACAGACAGagccccctcctctctgttaTCCACTAAACCATCctctctatctatctgtatAGATGCTTCCTGTTTACCTCTGTCCTATTACTCTTTCTGGAAATAACAAGGTGCTCCCTTCTTTGTGCTTCGTCATTTTCTCATCATGCCTTGTTTTTCCCGTGTTTACTGATAAAACTCTGCCATCTGTTTACATCTGTTGTTCTCTCCATCATATCctctctgttcatctgtctcctctcttgtgtttttttgtagctGCCTTCCATCCCTGCAAGCCAATGTTACGCGACATAATTCTATCACATCTGCAGCGATATCATCTCTGCTGGTTGCACACACCTCAGTGGTTCTCTTCATAAAAGATGTTTGTCAATTCACTGTTTGTCTGATCTAATGTAGACTGCAATcgttagtctgtctgtctgactaaCTTACAACTTATTGCAGTGACAGCAAGAGTGTTATTTCTAAGGTCGACACAGATGCACGTCAGTAATTAACTACATTCGTTGGAATGGATggcattgtgtaacttttctaccataaaataacagatttaaaaaacattttgctgccCTTGATGTGTAATCAGATAAATGGATTCTCCAGTATGgttgttcttgcactatgtcACTTTGTACTCCGGGTACAAACAAGTGCAAGAAGTACATAACACTTTATGGCACTAcagagccggtgtcatgccagaaccggagctgggcaagcaggcaatgtaactggattaagcagcctctatggacataatgacagaggcgaacAGACTGAAGAGGTTcttgatggaggaagctaagagagaaaaggagagagtgagcgagcaagaagcaGCCGgtcaagagtaaatctgggactgacttttattcgttggcgagagcttggtgaaataaaaggctgaaagacagacgctgagtTGGGCTTCTTCTTGTTGTCAGACTAGGCAGTAATTGtagccggtgtgtgtgtgtgtatgtatgtatatgcacACGTGttgtgcttgtgttttatcAAACTTACGGAGGAGGTATTCAGCAGCATCTGCTTCATAGTCAGCGTCTTCTGGGAAGTGATCAATCTTCTTACACACACCTCTGAATGTTCCTGCagaggagaaacacagagaagttCACATCTTTATTCTTAGTcaagataaaatgaaaaaactatttgttttacttgaacacacacacacactggatttcTGCTGGTATTCCAAACAGATGGATGAAATCAAGATCAAGATCAATTTATACCAAAGTATATTTACTTATTCCATCTGTCTATGAGATGCTGGCTCCCAACTCAGGTTCAAAACTTTCTGAGCAATTACGCCATGATGTCAACTTTGCTAACTTTGCTGTGGAAGTTGTATCTTTCAACGTGGCGTTGCTTACATAATTTTTTAATGTTCGTAGGCACTACTCTTATGGGTAATGAGAAATGCTTGTTTCTTGTGTAGAATCATTGCACCTATTCATATTCGGCTTATACTGATGTCTTATTAAAACTGGGATTTTAAATTGCTTATTGTTATTTCTGTGTGGACCCCAGGAAGACTAGCAACCTATTTGTGGAAGCTAATGGgaatccaaataaaaataaagattaagtACTGCAAAGTCTG contains the following coding sequences:
- the cacng3b gene encoding voltage-dependent calcium channel gamma-3 subunit, translating into MKMLMCDRGVQMLVTTVGAFAAFSLMTIAVGTDYWLYSRGVCRVKSSGDNDTSRKNEEVMTHSGLWRTCCLEGTFRGVCKKIDHFPEDADYEADAAEYLLRAVRASSIFPIMSVGLLFLGGLCVAASEFYRSRHNVILSAGIFFVSAGLSNIIGIIVYISANSGDPGQSDSKKSYSYGWSFYFGALSFIMAEMVGVLAVHMFIEKHRKLRAKSRTELIKKSAFSRIPSYRYRFRRRSSVRSSEAPSRDASPLGKGGYTGPAASEMPMYTLNPREAGNAGSKSGGGLGGLLNSEREFLQSSTLTKDYSKDPNRRTTPV